The following are encoded together in the Lathyrus oleraceus cultivar Zhongwan6 chromosome 3, CAAS_Psat_ZW6_1.0, whole genome shotgun sequence genome:
- the LOC127126240 gene encoding myb family transcription factor PHL5 codes for MREVWNIGTCSQQQEEEKSSNTNTIMSRFESPTSAFYATETCMGFAEFDNNQSLNTQVHKINDLEYPLCQHLRENNQFLDSSNQSDPNFELSNTLQALVKSQLNGNQCVRLPENSDNFSCENFPRIRPFPFEQQKLYFDDLASVNRSSSFCNKGNHDYMVARGAYHLSVEQLNFSSQHEKLSPTISSASFSNSLGNSSSNGNVVSSKTRIRWTKDLHEKFVECVNRLGGADKATPKAILKMMDSEGLTIFHVKSHLQKYRTIKFMPESASGKSDKRIHTEDLHHVGVKAGFQIKEALQLQLDAQRRLHEQLEIQRTLQLRLEEQGKQLKKMFDQQQKSCNNFFNTPATVNDDGTKISHKDVEVSISEGAENSLFPCKTSLDT; via the exons ATGAGAGAGGTTTGGAATATAGGAACATGCAGTCAAcaacaagaagaagaaaaatcatCTAATACAAACACTATTATGAGCCGTTTTGAGTCACCAACTTCTGCTTTTTATGCAACAGAAACCTGCATGGGTTTTGCAGAATTTGATAATAATCAATCTTTGAATACTCAAGTACATAAGATCAATGATTTGGAGTACCCTTTATGTCAACATTTAAGGGAAAACAATCAATTTTTGGATTCATCAAACCAATCTGATCCCAACTTTGAACTGTCAAATACTTTGCAAGCATTGGTCAAATCTCAATTGAATGGTAATCAATGTGTTAGATTACCAGAAAACTCCGACAATTTTTCATGCGAGAATTTTCCTAGAATCAGGCCTTTTCCATTTGAACAACAAAAGTTGTATTTCGACGATCTTGCCTCAGTTAACAGAAGCTCATCATTTTGTAACAAAGGAAATCATGACTATATG GTTGCTCGCGGAGCTTATCACTTATCTGTAGAGCAACTGAATTTCTCTTCTCAACATGAGAAGTTATCTCCAACAATTTCATCAGCAAGTTTCTCAAATTCTCTTGGAAACTCTTCTTCTAATGGAAATGTAGTCTCGAGTAAAACCAGAATTAGGTGGACAAAGGATCTTCATGAGAAGTTTGTCGAGTGTGTGAATCGCCTCGGTGGTGCTGACA AGGCAACACCAAAAGCTATACTGAAGATGATGGATTCTGAAGGTTTGACCATATTTCATGTGAAAAGTCATTTGCAGAAATATAGAACTATAAAATTCATGCCAGAGTCAGCTTCAG GAAAATCTGACAAAAGAATCCATACAGAGGATCTGCATCATGTTGGTGTTAAAGC TGGCTTTCAAATTAAGGAAGCACTTCAACTTCAATTAGATGCACAAAGACGTCTTCATGAACAATTAGAG ATTCAAAGAACATTACAATTGCGACTTGAGGAACAAGGCAAACAGCTGAAGAAAATGTTTGATCAGCAGCAAAAGAGCTGTAACAACTTCTTCAATACTCCAGCTACAGTCAATGATGATGGTACAAAAATTAGTCACAAAGATGTTGAAGTTTCTATTTCGGAAGGGGCTGAAAATTCTTTATTCCCTTGTAAAACATCTCTGGATACATAA